The nucleotide window GAGGACTAACTAAAGCAGCAGGAGAAACACCTGGATTACTACCTCCCCTATTATATTTAAAATCTGTCACCTTATTATATTGTAATTTTACTAAATTTATAAATCTTTGGGTTTTGTTACTACTAAATAATTAAATTAAAAAATCAAGAAACTATTTCTACAACCTTAATCTTAAAATTAAGATTCTTTCCAGCAAGAGGATGATTTAGATCAATAGTTATCTCCTTATCATTAGCATCTGTTACTCTAACTGGAATCTGTTTTCCATCTGGTGTACCCATTCCTAAAACCATTCCAGGTTTTATCTCCTTATCTTTAGGCAGCTTGTCTCTAGGTACTTTCTTAATTAATTCAGGATTAACATCACCATAAGCTTCAGATGAACTAAGTTTTATCTCTTTCTCCTGCCCTTTTTCCATACCCACAACAGCCTCATCAAAGCCTTTTATTAATTGACCAGCCCCAACTTCAAACTCTATTGGTTGTTTTCCTTCTGAAGTATCAAATACATTACCATCATCAAATGTTCCAGTATAATCAACTTTTATTTTATCTCCTTTCTTTATTGGCATTTTATCAACTCCTATTTATATTATTTAAATTTAACACCTTT belongs to Candidatus Woesearchaeota archaeon B3_Woes and includes:
- a CDS encoding peptidylprolyl isomerase, which encodes MPIKKGDKIKVDYTGTFDDGNVFDTSEGKQPIEFEVGAGQLIKGFDEAVVGMEKGQEKEIKLSSSEAYGDVNPELIKKVPRDKLPKDKEIKPGMVLGMGTPDGKQIPVRVTDANDKEITIDLNHPLAGKNLNFKIKVVEIVS